Proteins encoded within one genomic window of [Enterobacter] lignolyticus SCF1:
- the mgtA gene encoding magnesium-translocating P-type ATPase: protein MTDMKVENRKLNRLTSENDKQNKKSFPIEAEAFNSPEHTLSRLESDRRGLYVDDARERLLAYGRNEVAHEQAPPALVQLLQAFNNPFIYVLMALAVVSFFTDFWLPLRSGEETDLTGVTIILTMVSLSGLLRFWQEFRTNKAAQALKSMVRTTATVLRRGGEGNEPLKMEIAVEELVPGDIIFLAAGDMVPADVRLLESRDLFVSQSILTGESLPVEKYDVMASVSGKDSQQLAAPDRSKSLLELGNICLMGTNVTSGRAQAVVVATGGQTWFGSLAKSIVGTRTQTAFDRGVNSVSWLLIRFMLVMVPIVLLINGFSKGDWVEASLFALAVAVGLTPEMLPMIVSSNLAKGAIAMSRRKVIVKRLNAIQNFGAMDVLCTDKTGTLTQDHIILEHHLDAAGAESSRVLTLAWLNSNSQSGTRNLMDRAILRFGEGRLAAGVKEGFVKLDELPFDFVRRRVSVSVEDVRDGRRSLICKGAVEEMLMVATHLREGENVVALDQTRRDLLLAKTQDYNAQGFRVLLVAMRHLDDASLTRPLCTDDEQGLTIEGMLTFLDPPKESAEKAITALRDNGVAVKVLTGDNPIVTTRICLEVGIDPHGILTGPEVEAMSDSELAQAVEQRAVFAKLTPLQKSRILKALQKNGHTVGFLGDGINDAPALRDADVGISVDSAADIAKESSDIILLEKDLGVLEEGVIKGRETFGNIIKYLNMTASSNFGNVFSVLVASAFIPFLPMLAIHLLIQNLMYDISQLSLPWDKMDKEFLRKPRKWDAKNIGRFMLWIGPTSSIFDITTFALMWYVFAANHVEAQALFQSGWFIEGLLSQTLVVHMLRTQKIPFIQSRATLPVLLTTACIMVIGIYIPFSPLGAMVGLEPLPLSYFPWLVATLLSYCLVAQGMKRFYIKRFGQWF from the coding sequence ATGACTGACATGAAAGTAGAAAACCGGAAATTAAACCGGCTGACGTCAGAAAATGATAAGCAAAATAAGAAAAGCTTTCCGATTGAAGCGGAAGCGTTTAACAGCCCGGAACATACGCTTTCACGGCTGGAGAGCGATCGTCGCGGCCTGTACGTCGATGACGCCCGCGAACGGCTGCTGGCGTATGGCCGCAACGAGGTGGCGCACGAGCAGGCGCCGCCCGCGCTGGTGCAGCTGCTGCAGGCATTCAATAACCCGTTTATTTACGTTCTGATGGCGCTGGCCGTCGTGAGTTTCTTCACCGACTTCTGGCTTCCACTGCGCAGCGGTGAAGAAACTGACCTGACGGGGGTGACGATTATTCTGACCATGGTCAGCCTGAGCGGCCTGCTGCGTTTCTGGCAGGAGTTTCGCACCAACAAGGCCGCCCAGGCGCTGAAGTCGATGGTCAGAACAACCGCCACGGTGCTGCGTCGCGGTGGTGAGGGCAACGAGCCGCTAAAAATGGAAATCGCCGTTGAGGAGCTGGTGCCGGGCGACATTATCTTTCTCGCCGCGGGCGACATGGTGCCCGCGGATGTCCGGCTGCTGGAGTCCCGCGATCTGTTCGTCAGCCAGTCGATTCTCACCGGCGAATCTCTGCCGGTAGAAAAATATGACGTGATGGCGAGCGTCTCCGGTAAGGACAGCCAGCAGCTGGCGGCGCCCGATCGCAGCAAAAGCCTGCTGGAGCTGGGCAATATCTGCCTGATGGGCACCAACGTGACCAGCGGCAGGGCGCAGGCGGTCGTGGTGGCGACCGGCGGCCAGACCTGGTTCGGCTCGCTGGCGAAATCCATTGTCGGTACACGTACGCAAACGGCGTTCGACCGCGGCGTGAACAGCGTCAGCTGGCTGCTGATCCGCTTTATGCTGGTGATGGTGCCGATAGTCTTGCTGATCAACGGCTTCAGCAAAGGCGACTGGGTCGAAGCCTCGCTGTTTGCGCTGGCGGTCGCCGTCGGCCTGACGCCGGAGATGCTGCCGATGATCGTCAGCTCCAACCTGGCGAAGGGCGCCATCGCCATGTCGCGCCGTAAAGTGATCGTCAAGCGGCTGAACGCTATCCAGAATTTCGGCGCTATGGACGTACTGTGCACCGATAAAACCGGCACCCTGACCCAGGACCACATTATTCTCGAGCATCATCTGGATGCGGCGGGCGCTGAAAGCAGCCGGGTGCTGACGCTGGCCTGGCTCAACAGCAACAGCCAGAGCGGCACCCGCAACCTGATGGACCGCGCGATTTTGCGCTTTGGCGAGGGACGACTGGCGGCGGGAGTTAAGGAGGGGTTCGTTAAGCTCGATGAGCTGCCCTTCGATTTTGTGCGCCGCCGCGTGTCGGTTTCCGTGGAAGATGTGCGCGACGGCCGCAGAAGCCTTATCTGCAAAGGCGCGGTGGAAGAGATGCTGATGGTCGCCACGCACCTGCGCGAAGGGGAAAACGTGGTGGCGCTGGACCAGACGCGCCGTGACCTGCTGCTGGCAAAAACGCAGGATTACAACGCGCAGGGGTTCCGCGTGCTGCTGGTGGCGATGCGTCATCTGGACGATGCCTCCCTCACGAGGCCGCTTTGCACCGACGATGAGCAGGGCCTGACGATTGAAGGGATGCTGACGTTCCTCGATCCGCCGAAAGAGAGCGCGGAAAAAGCCATTACCGCGCTGCGCGATAACGGCGTGGCGGTAAAGGTGCTGACCGGCGACAACCCGATAGTCACTACCCGTATTTGCCTGGAGGTGGGGATTGACCCGCACGGTATTCTGACCGGCCCGGAAGTCGAGGCCATGTCGGATAGCGAACTGGCGCAGGCGGTGGAGCAACGCGCTGTGTTCGCCAAACTGACGCCGTTGCAAAAATCCCGCATTCTGAAGGCGCTGCAAAAGAACGGGCATACCGTCGGTTTCCTCGGCGACGGCATTAACGACGCCCCGGCGTTGCGCGATGCCGACGTGGGGATTTCCGTCGACAGCGCAGCAGATATTGCCAAAGAGTCATCGGATATTATTTTGCTGGAAAAAGATCTTGGGGTGCTGGAAGAGGGGGTGATCAAAGGCCGCGAGACCTTCGGGAATATCATCAAGTACCTGAATATGACCGCCAGCTCCAACTTCGGCAACGTGTTCTCCGTACTGGTGGCCAGCGCGTTTATCCCGTTCCTGCCGATGCTGGCGATTCATCTGCTGATCCAGAACCTGATGTACGACATTTCCCAACTGTCGCTGCCATGGGACAAAATGGATAAAGAGTTTTTACGTAAGCCGCGCAAGTGGGACGCCAAAAACATAGGCCGTTTCATGCTGTGGATCGGGCCGACCTCGTCCATTTTCGATATCACTACCTTTGCGCTGATGTGGTACGTCTTTGCGGCAAACCACGTTGAAGCTCAGGCGCTATTCCAGTCCGGCTGGTTTATTGAGGGGCTGCTGTCGCAAACGCTGGTGGTACACATGTTAAGGACGCAGAAAATCCCGTTTATACAGAGCCGCGCGACGCTGCCGGTGCTGCTCACCACCGCCTGCATTATGGTCATTGGTATCTATATTCCCTTCTCGCCGCTGGGCGCCATGGTGGGGCTTGAGCCGCTGCCGCTAAGCTACTTCCCGTGGCTGGTGGCGACGCTTCTGAGCTATTGCCTCGTGGCGCAGGGGATGAAGCGCTTTTATATCAAACGCTTTGGTCAGTGGTTCTGA
- the mgtU gene encoding magnesium transporter protection protein MgtU has translation MRKRSVEPVFIQVIIFAVLIILLTVFVR, from the coding sequence ATGCGTAAACGTAGCGTGGAGCCTGTGTTCATCCAGGTCATTATTTTCGCGGTCCTGATTATTTTACTCACGGTGTTTGTTCGTTAA
- the evgA gene encoding acid-sensing system DNA-binding response regulator EvgA: MSEFEARTAIIVDDHPLARVAIRGVLEKQRITVVSEYEDGMTTLRALTKNTVDIVIVDVEIPGINGVELVEKLRSQQFSGILIVVSAKNDRYYSKRCAQAGANAFISKKQGMENILAAINAAQAGYSYFPFFPEESSATLTDAQRLESLSTQEMKVMSYVLNGLDNTQIGDVMHISGKTVSTYKTRLMDKLGCKSLIELLSFAHQNKLT, from the coding sequence ATGAGTGAGTTTGAGGCCCGCACAGCAATCATTGTCGATGATCATCCCCTGGCGCGCGTCGCCATTCGCGGTGTACTTGAAAAACAGCGGATTACGGTGGTCAGCGAGTATGAGGATGGGATGACGACATTAAGAGCATTGACAAAAAATACAGTAGATATTGTCATTGTAGATGTCGAAATACCCGGCATCAATGGCGTGGAACTGGTCGAGAAGCTCAGATCGCAGCAGTTCTCTGGAATATTAATCGTCGTCTCAGCTAAAAACGATCGTTACTACAGTAAACGTTGCGCGCAAGCAGGCGCTAACGCGTTCATCAGTAAGAAACAGGGAATGGAGAATATTCTTGCTGCTATCAATGCCGCGCAAGCTGGCTACAGCTACTTCCCATTTTTTCCGGAGGAGTCGTCGGCAACGCTCACGGATGCACAACGTCTGGAATCGCTTTCTACACAAGAGATGAAGGTCATGAGCTATGTGCTAAACGGGCTTGATAATACTCAGATTGGCGATGTCATGCATATCAGCGGCAAAACGGTCAGTACCTACAAAACCCGGTTAATGGATAAGTTAGGCTGCAAATCGCTAATTGAGCTGCTCTCATTTGCCCATCAAAATAAGCTGACCTGA
- a CDS encoding response regulator produces the protein MMMRRWLAIALMLLSIIGWRADARDDAPVELELSGYNYITPVPVFLTEDDKRWLQQKKRLNVAVYQPEQAPLVQTTLTGRYRGMNADYLALIQHSLSIRINVMAYRSEADAISALKAGKVDMVLTGLDSHPFTDDGLQSSQPLVYSWPNLVTSLTNVMAPLHSAQSTRIAIVNHYPDDDFIHQSFPNAEIANYPSYQEALSSVANGENAWFFGDSLTTSTWLSQEFSQALSTVKYWPAPQKTSVFLFLPTGKRLLSIVNNTIGGIDENIHGQIAQSMIDKGNLSFLIEPLKLTPREKLWLKNHKTLRVIINPWFAPYTMVDSNQEIRGVVGDILNLVSLQTGIQFETVVVKSNEHMVSEMKKDNWHIVQAATYDLSRENYLSFTHPFITTQFVTVVRKGSAQETMLRAGKRIAISADHTLLVRLKARYPGIQWEEVDNSSVALNLVATEKVDAAISNQLTARYLTEHYYPDRLTWFSIPGEDPAAISFAVPRSEPELRQILDKALDDIPHKEILQIVSKWIRLPDVKIDTWELYNKPFYLVTMLAVLLVLSMLLWAIYLVRDVQIRKRSQRLLEVERNKAQQANEEKRAFLSHMSHEIRTPVSAIMGFLELLQLSPAHFTPEDKASIDQAAQASRSLLKLIGEILDLEKIESGLLEVVPQWVYPDTLVMEKMSLFSALAAQKGIELRYDSRLDSKETMRLDPQLLGQVLTNLIGNAVKFTSQGHVLVSSMKLRDTLVLSVSDSGPGISAEEQKRLFTAFSQGTVGEQHSGSGLGLAISRALVTQMAGTIVLQSAINQGTTVTLNLPVLTSFEAIPVPAQSTSIPSVIRGELRVLIADDHPSSRLLLKRQLAMLGIAADEVDNGAAALRYIQQGHYDLLITDFNMPVMNGIELTRQIRRFDPELTIWGLTATAQEHERDRSLAAGMNACLFKPITLSQISQLLSDYYDTGDTTFDIERLALLAQGNRTLMLRALQDAQDENRRDLVLARQKAQSGDYSTVKQHIHRINGTAQLLGVEMLMNAAQSLENKLPDGIPAAVLAAELDHIERLLTELDLAIKKFTP, from the coding sequence ATGATGATGAGGCGATGGCTTGCGATAGCGCTTATGCTGTTGTCGATAATCGGATGGCGCGCTGATGCGCGAGATGATGCTCCGGTTGAACTTGAGCTGTCAGGCTACAACTATATCACGCCGGTACCCGTATTTTTGACCGAGGATGATAAGCGCTGGTTGCAGCAGAAAAAGAGGCTTAATGTCGCGGTTTATCAACCGGAACAAGCCCCCCTCGTTCAGACAACTCTCACGGGGCGCTATCGGGGGATGAATGCCGATTATCTTGCACTGATTCAACATTCGCTGAGTATTCGTATCAACGTTATGGCATACCGCAGCGAGGCGGATGCGATTAGCGCGCTAAAAGCGGGCAAAGTAGACATGGTATTAACCGGACTCGACAGCCACCCTTTTACGGATGATGGTCTTCAGTCCTCACAGCCGCTGGTGTACTCCTGGCCAAACCTGGTGACGTCGCTGACCAATGTTATGGCGCCGCTGCACAGTGCGCAAAGTACTCGTATTGCTATTGTCAATCACTACCCGGATGATGATTTTATTCATCAATCATTCCCCAATGCGGAGATCGCCAATTACCCCAGCTATCAGGAGGCGCTGAGTTCTGTTGCTAACGGTGAAAACGCCTGGTTCTTTGGAGACTCGCTGACAACCAGTACCTGGCTGTCCCAGGAGTTTAGCCAGGCGCTCAGTACGGTTAAATACTGGCCTGCGCCGCAGAAAACCAGCGTTTTTTTATTTTTACCTACCGGGAAGCGCCTGCTGTCGATTGTGAATAACACAATTGGGGGGATTGATGAGAATATACATGGGCAAATTGCTCAGTCGATGATCGATAAAGGTAATTTGTCATTTCTGATTGAACCGTTGAAGCTGACTCCGCGTGAAAAGCTGTGGCTTAAAAATCATAAAACGTTGCGGGTGATTATTAACCCGTGGTTCGCGCCGTACACGATGGTAGACAGTAACCAGGAAATACGCGGTGTAGTGGGGGATATCCTTAATCTGGTTAGTCTGCAAACCGGTATACAATTTGAAACCGTTGTCGTCAAATCGAATGAGCACATGGTTTCTGAAATGAAAAAAGATAACTGGCATATTGTACAGGCAGCAACCTACGATTTGAGCCGTGAAAATTATCTCTCCTTCACCCACCCGTTTATCACGACGCAATTTGTCACCGTTGTCAGAAAAGGGAGTGCGCAGGAGACAATGCTGCGGGCGGGAAAACGGATTGCAATTAGCGCCGATCATACGTTGCTGGTCCGGTTAAAAGCCCGCTATCCGGGCATTCAGTGGGAAGAGGTGGATAACTCCAGTGTGGCGTTAAATCTTGTCGCGACTGAAAAAGTGGATGCTGCAATTTCGAACCAACTTACCGCCCGCTACCTGACTGAACATTATTATCCTGACCGGCTCACCTGGTTCTCAATTCCGGGAGAAGACCCGGCGGCCATTAGTTTTGCCGTTCCTCGATCCGAACCGGAGCTGCGACAGATCCTTGATAAAGCGCTGGATGATATTCCACACAAAGAAATTTTGCAGATTGTCAGCAAATGGATCCGTTTACCTGATGTCAAAATAGATACCTGGGAACTGTATAATAAGCCTTTCTACCTGGTGACAATGCTGGCCGTGTTGCTGGTGTTGAGCATGTTGCTGTGGGCAATTTATCTGGTGAGGGACGTCCAAATAAGAAAACGTTCTCAGCGTTTACTGGAGGTTGAGCGAAATAAAGCGCAGCAGGCAAATGAGGAGAAAAGAGCATTTCTCTCACATATGAGCCATGAGATTCGTACTCCGGTCAGCGCTATTATGGGATTTCTGGAACTCCTGCAATTGTCCCCCGCACATTTCACTCCGGAAGATAAAGCATCGATTGATCAGGCGGCTCAGGCATCACGTTCATTGCTAAAGCTGATCGGCGAGATTCTTGATCTGGAAAAAATTGAGTCTGGTCTGTTGGAAGTGGTTCCGCAATGGGTATATCCGGATACTTTGGTCATGGAGAAGATGTCTCTGTTTAGCGCGTTGGCTGCGCAAAAAGGGATCGAGCTGCGTTATGACTCGCGTTTAGATTCGAAGGAAACAATGCGACTCGATCCGCAGCTGTTGGGCCAGGTACTCACTAACCTTATTGGTAATGCGGTAAAATTTACTTCACAGGGACATGTCCTGGTTTCGTCAATGAAGCTTCGCGATACGCTGGTGCTTTCCGTGAGTGATTCCGGTCCCGGTATTAGTGCTGAGGAACAAAAGCGACTATTCACGGCTTTTAGTCAGGGGACGGTTGGGGAGCAGCATAGCGGTTCTGGCCTGGGTCTGGCAATCAGTCGGGCCCTGGTAACACAAATGGCCGGAACAATCGTACTGCAAAGCGCAATAAACCAGGGAACTACCGTGACGCTGAATTTGCCGGTACTGACGTCATTTGAAGCCATTCCCGTACCTGCGCAATCTACGTCTATTCCTTCGGTTATTCGGGGGGAGCTGCGGGTGCTAATTGCTGACGATCATCCCTCCAGCCGATTGCTGTTAAAACGCCAGCTTGCCATGCTGGGTATTGCTGCGGATGAGGTTGATAATGGAGCCGCAGCATTACGCTATATACAGCAAGGTCATTATGATTTGCTGATTACCGATTTTAATATGCCGGTAATGAACGGAATTGAACTGACTCGACAGATACGAAGGTTCGATCCTGAACTCACCATCTGGGGACTGACGGCGACGGCTCAGGAACATGAGCGCGACCGAAGTCTCGCGGCAGGCATGAATGCTTGTCTTTTCAAGCCGATCACATTATCGCAAATTTCACAATTACTTTCAGACTATTACGATACAGGTGATACTACCTTCGATATCGAACGCCTCGCTTTATTGGCGCAAGGTAATCGAACGTTGATGCTCCGGGCGTTGCAAGATGCGCAAGACGAAAACCGTCGTGATTTAGTTTTGGCCCGGCAAAAAGCGCAGTCAGGAGACTATTCGACTGTAAAACAGCATATCCATCGTATCAACGGAACGGCTCAGCTTCTGGGCGTTGAGATGTTAATGAATGCTGCGCAATCTCTGGAAAATAAATTGCCTGACGGTATTCCGGCGGCGGTCCTTGCTGCTGAACTTGATCATATCGAACGCCTACTTACCGAGCTGGATCTCGCCATCAAGAAATTTACTCCATAA
- a CDS encoding helix-turn-helix transcriptional regulator, with translation MDLSDSIFSDDYFFIVGISALLTSELIDENYYIVDVEATNLLQIKRHLFPGRKIIAFITNDLDYYALKHIQNIMFVDKRRRLNEILSCLFVKDSRFRYRVRYTLSLRENEVLSCMQKGLDASEIGKCLGITVKTFYTHRRSLIFKLQAENRISLYRNIARAERYKRNTCEYNLL, from the coding sequence ATGGATTTATCAGATTCCATTTTTTCTGATGATTACTTTTTTATCGTCGGCATCAGTGCGTTATTAACGTCGGAGTTGATTGATGAAAACTACTACATAGTAGATGTTGAAGCGACAAACCTTCTGCAAATTAAAAGGCATTTATTTCCTGGTCGGAAGATAATTGCATTTATAACCAATGATCTGGACTACTATGCACTAAAACACATACAGAATATTATGTTTGTTGATAAAAGGCGCAGGTTAAATGAAATATTATCTTGTCTGTTTGTCAAAGATTCCCGTTTTAGATACCGAGTGAGGTATACGCTTTCGTTGCGTGAAAATGAAGTGCTTTCATGTATGCAAAAAGGGCTTGATGCGAGTGAGATTGGGAAATGCCTGGGGATAACTGTTAAAACCTTTTATACCCACCGCCGCAGTTTGATTTTTAAGCTTCAGGCCGAAAACCGTATATCGCTATACCGTAATATTGCTCGGGCAGAAAGATATAAACGGAATACTTGTGAATATAATCTGTTGTGA
- a CDS encoding fimbrial protein gives MKNISLVSAILSLSVLQVANAADGMINFTGNITGTACVVDTTSVAVDLGTVSASAFSGGAGTTAAAKRFNIVLKSCPASISSASIRFDGTTNTINPSILALSTGEPASNVGVAIYEQDNATLIPIGSASADVALLADVNNTLTYFAKYMSTGTTVGVGSARSSTAFTVTYQ, from the coding sequence ATGAAGAATATATCGTTAGTCTCTGCGATTTTATCGCTCTCTGTGCTGCAGGTGGCTAATGCTGCCGATGGCATGATCAATTTTACCGGTAATATCACCGGAACTGCATGTGTTGTTGATACTACATCAGTTGCCGTCGATCTTGGAACTGTTTCTGCTTCGGCATTTTCAGGGGGTGCTGGCACGACAGCAGCAGCCAAACGTTTTAACATTGTGCTGAAATCCTGCCCCGCCAGTATTTCCAGCGCCAGTATTCGTTTTGACGGTACCACAAATACTATCAATCCATCTATTTTAGCGCTGAGTACCGGTGAGCCGGCGTCGAATGTTGGAGTGGCAATTTATGAGCAGGATAACGCTACACTCATTCCGATTGGCTCTGCGTCAGCTGATGTGGCGCTGTTAGCAGATGTCAATAATACGCTGACCTACTTTGCCAAATATATGTCAACGGGTACAACCGTTGGTGTTGGATCGGCAAGGTCGTCAACCGCATTTACCGTTACGTATCAGTAA
- a CDS encoding fimbrial biogenesis chaperone, with the protein MLQKIYRVAAVGVLFSSTVAISGVEIGGTRVIYNGSANQAAISVNNPDNNPYLIQSWVSKNENSDDGDSAFTTTPPLFKLNPHAQNSVRVMLTNNSVPKDRESVYWLSIKAIPASSPGAKNELLIAVKSKMKLLYRPAGLKGDPSLAYQKLTFSREGGKLSVHNPSPYSVSLYDVKVNGKQLAKPPMVLPFQTISLSQSAVTGSEVSWRAINDFGGITAEHKFKM; encoded by the coding sequence ATGCTTCAGAAAATATATAGAGTAGCGGCGGTTGGGGTTTTGTTTAGCTCTACTGTGGCCATCAGCGGTGTGGAAATAGGTGGTACTCGTGTTATCTATAACGGTAGTGCAAATCAGGCGGCAATCAGCGTTAACAATCCGGATAATAATCCGTATCTGATTCAGTCGTGGGTGAGTAAAAATGAAAATAGCGATGACGGTGACAGCGCATTTACCACAACGCCACCCTTATTTAAGCTGAATCCGCATGCGCAGAATTCGGTGCGTGTAATGCTCACCAATAACTCAGTACCTAAAGACAGAGAGAGTGTTTACTGGTTGAGCATAAAGGCAATTCCAGCGTCATCACCAGGTGCGAAAAATGAACTGCTGATCGCAGTGAAAAGTAAGATGAAGCTGTTGTACCGCCCGGCAGGATTAAAAGGTGATCCCTCACTGGCATATCAAAAATTAACGTTTTCACGTGAGGGTGGAAAGTTAAGTGTTCATAATCCATCGCCTTATAGTGTGTCGCTTTATGACGTTAAGGTAAATGGAAAGCAATTAGCAAAACCTCCAATGGTTTTACCATTTCAAACGATATCGCTATCTCAGTCGGCGGTAACGGGTAGTGAAGTTTCATGGCGTGCGATTAATGACTTCGGAGGTATTACGGCTGAGCATAAATTTAAAATGTAG